The Bacteroidales bacterium genomic interval TTATACAGGCCATCGCCTGTTTATAGTTGGAGGCTTCGGTCAATGTCTTAACCAAAAGAGAGATCGATTCTTCTGTCGTCATCCTGTAAAAGACATTCCCATCATTTATTAGCTTTCCTCCTTCTTTTCGATAGATCCGGCGAATGTTTCCTGTTTCGGTTTCAATGGAGCCTTCCGACTTTGACCATCTTCCTTTGCCTATATCACCGGACAATACCTCCCGGCTCCTTTCATCCAGACTCCAGTCATTCGTTTCTTTTATTTTATGCGGCAAATTATAATGCCTCAATTTGTTGTTAATCAAAATACCTGTTTCACATACTAAATTGGAATGTAATAGTAAAAACATAGTTTTCCAAGGTGTTACATACGAAATATACGCTTCATCCAGTGTTTTTAATACCTGCTCTTCGGATACACGCAGCCTGTCAGAATGACGGATAGCATTATAATATCGGGAGTCTCTGAAATAATCCTGTTTTAATCCTTCTTTTTTCAATCGGTCAATCAATTCGACATCCTCGACCCCCCATCCGGAAAAAGATTCATTGTAACCGCCTACCTGTAAAAAATGTTTTTTCAGCACACAAAGCCGTCCGGTCACATCC includes:
- a CDS encoding glycosyltransferase family 2 protein; the encoded protein is MYKKMEDNHKNIAFCITCMNRLVYLRQTLEQNMEDNYLPYKVLFALLDYHSTDGLEEWCKSLKKYIDAGLLVYYKTNEPESYHRSHSRNMIFRLSDADIVCNLDADNYLGKGFAADIINCFNGREDVFYTSDYHIPDVTGRLCVLKKHFLQVGGYNESFSGWGVEDVELIDRLKKEGLKQDYFRDSRYYNAIRHSDRLRVSEEQVLKTLDEAYISYVTPWKTMFLLLHSNLVCETGILINNKLRHYNLPHKIKETNDWSLDERSREVLSGDIGKGRWSKSEGSIETETGNIRRIYRKEGGKLINDGNVFYRMTTEESISLLVKTLTEASNYKQAMACIKSGAGVNPDGFGRGVVYKNFNDQDKIILD